From the genome of Caretta caretta isolate rCarCar2 chromosome 28, rCarCar1.hap1, whole genome shotgun sequence:
cctctgcctgtgtgactggccagcagggggtggtgataactttctatccacttaccagacactgtgagggaacattatTGCTGGGgcggcaggtgtctgtgtggggagattgcagtgggagctgaggggacattgtggtagggggaggcctctgggtggctgggcaggggggaccctagtcaggttggtgggttctggagggtttggggtttcggggggtagttctgaagtgcccagccctaaggctatgggtcctagaggtgggtatcgctgggggcctgttggctgcagaccagtgggggtgggtgtctcttgggcaggtggggcaggggattagacgctgcctggtgctgtgccaggggctctgtctgggattgcccagctggctcctgggaccattgccatgcccagtgcacagagctgtggtggggcggtccctggcgcagagtgaggggtcctcctgtaaagtgtcagggggtcctgctgggaggaggagggggtcccaggcaaatgggctggcagatcctggtggagggcaggtgggggtcctaggcaggcaatggggaaatcccaggcaggcagtgagggacaataaaatgactctccacaaacagcaccccaccccatttctcctgccatttgcaggagcaaatccagccatgggggagcaaacaacccaggaatgagagtttcctagcagacaggcatggagagggcacagggaaaaggagatagagagactgacagggtccgtgggataaaagagttttgaaagagatttccagctctctcatctgcccagacagatgtcttactgcactgtggggagaatcactttcctgtggacaagacgaggatgagagagaggaaaacccagttcctgactccatgtccctcctgctggggtgtggctgccgtggggtcagtctcagagggaatcctcgaaagggactcctttggttctgcttttttctaggattgcattcagagactttgttttgggatgcgggagggagaaaggaggttaaaagtgtgtctgtgggcctagcctggcaggaggggccaggtctctgctgtaatccagagattgagcattttctcagctcggcagaatctcggatctcgctctgcagggaaagagcctgggggaagcgtgatatgaaatgaactaatgcccgttcctaaacttccacaacagcccttcttgcccagccaggttgcagaacgacgctcatgtttctttcctgttcatcccgtcctcccatgggacaagggagcgacatggctgcagaggagccagctcaggtggggattattgtggggggttctgatctgttcctgcaggagggagagggacagcaaatacacgggagaggggaaggtttgcaccgtctggtttggaggttggagcggggcaggaaatgcacagggtggagaaagggaggaggccagggggtggcagacctgctgggagttgtttaataagtggcctagattctaggaagagacccatgaggttcggaggtggaaatgctccagtctagtgaacagaaaataacctacctagatggggctgggaaaaaggaccagactcgtagtactggagcctgacccaaataactagcgggtgccttgaaatatgaagggggaagccaccagtcaggcttaggggagatagGTGTGgttaatcattatgcaaggtaacctatttccccttgttttttcctgcccccccaccctcccgacgttcttgttaaaccctggatttgtgctggaaatgggccaccttcattgtcatacacattgtaaggagagtgatcactttagataagctattaccagcaggagagtggggtgggaggaggtatttttttcatgatttgtgtgtatataaaaagctcttctacactttccacagtttgcatccgatgaagtgagctgtagctcacgaaagcttatgctcaaataaattggatagtctctaaggtgccacaagtcctccttttcttttcacaaggaggagggtgttgggcttcctacaagagatctctccctagaccctgctcggggcagcatctcctgtatcagtctgtggctagtaggtgtgtgatggatctgctgggagagaggagggggtctctcttcgccccctcaccctggtgtttcctgggtgctctgagcggggtgggggtgggactctgttgactgcggtccacccagagtttccgtttgattggctcctctcccccacgaatagtggggctgtgagtggggcagcaggtcctgagtgtggggctcttgctctttcaggggccggtgaccttcgaggaggtggctgtgtatttcaccagggaagagtgggctctgctggaccccgctcagagagccctctccagagacgtcatgcaggagacctatgagactgtgacctcgctgggtaagggttcctgtcccctcggttcttggaaggggaacggaagagatgaggttcacgccacccccacaatgccacctctgctctgtcctgttccagcatcaccccagcatgccagtgacacacacacgaccagagaccctcccctgctgctgaacgctgtgggaagagagcacaggagcagaatcgcacagtttcaaatatctcctgtttgcacaagtaaaatggggggttaggtccagcataacgaacagaagcttcctacccgtggccttctctcaaaccctaagccttctccacccagaccagaatgtgcttggggtgtaagaagcaggctgctggggtcagagcggctggtccagggttactgatcacacagaccttgaatgctggctgggggaatccagacaagggagctccagcagcagagcattgaaactcagccaggattacagatgacacaactcctcactgctccggattgccccgtgcatgggacaatggcctcggttgctggtgaaaatccttgagacttggagagttgctccccccatccccatgtgcactagccacaatctctcttctctgcagacttggttttttgagtccctttttcctgaagtcacatgaccccgattcttatttttcacattctgcttttctagactatttagagtctgttgcttctgaatgatagtttctaatttcccagtgttctgcacacccagggattttcctactctctcccattgcactggactcactaggttccctggtatttaagaacggccacactgggacagaccaaaggtccatctagcccagtgtcctgtcttccgacattggccagcgccaggtgtcccagagggaatgaacagaacagggaatcatgaagtgattcatctcctgtcacccattcacagcttatgacaaacagaagttagggacaccatccctgcccatcctggctaataaccattcacggacctgtcctcaatagatttctcatggtggttttttttttttttgtaaccctattataatcttggccttcacaacgtcctctggcaaggagttccccaggttgactgtgcgttgtgtgaagaaatacttccttttgtttcttataaacctgctgcctattaatttgattgggtgattcctagtccttgtgttatgagaaagagtaaatgacacgtccttatttactttctccacggcagttttgattttatagacctctctcatatcccccctttgtctcttttccaagctgaatagtcccggtctttttaatctttccccgtacagaagagtttcatacctgtaatcatttgggttgcccttttctgaaccttttccaattccaatatatctttttttgagatggggcaaccacatctgcaggcagtattcgagatgtgggtgtaccatgggtttatatagaggcgatatgatattttctgtcttcttatctatccatttcagaatgattcccaatattctctttgctttttgactgccgtggcacactgagttgatgttttcagagaactgtgcccagtgactccaagatccctctattgagtggaaacagctcatttagagcccatcattttatatgtgtagttgggattatgttttccaatgggctgcaatatggtgctatcctgacatctagtactgctgagatcctgcattcagtgatatccctgcccttcctgttcccattctcataaaacaagaagagcatccaaatgcgtgtttaccttcattccctcagcagtcctcatgggaatccctgatcggttccaaagtgtattaaaacctttcttaaagggttacctcctgctggttatcaggtcctgtgagtttgtagcccagaaagacccccctcagtcagctcaaactcagctgtttatcccccaaaagtctgtcgtcttcagtctcctgaatgaggggaaatccgtccctacccctttctgcgttgggtaaagcttcaaaaggtggagctctgcataaccagccttgagatctggcattcatcaccctgtagtgataccagcttgcacaggaaacccaacccgcagcccttcctggtatcatgtggcgcatctcggcatcatagtctgtgaagaattcatgctttcaagggctggcttagatatacagataacagtcataattagggcaagagtttgcaggcaatgaaaagagagtaattgacaaacgtgagcaatatctaatcctttaaagcctgaaagtgccttggggggaggggacaggagccggctgtgtgggggctgtggggctcagatactgggcattgagagcctagagccagctgtgcgctggagagacggggcatgaaccagctgtgtacaggggagatgagcaggggagaggtgctgtggacacggccgcgagcagctgtgagtgccgtcctctctgcagcatgatgagagagcctggcgtcccactgccgatcccagacttgtatgaggagggaagaaattggcatcaagtctcaaccgcagccagcctgtgccctggggaggagacgggtgtctccagggagaaatctgggggattgtgaccctgcatgccccacccaccctctgatcagcaattccggatattaacggtgattccagaaacaaagagtaattttgggaaaaaatgcagtcctagctacaatttccagaaaacgctggccctggttgtaacattaaatccgatagtctcaagatctaggcctgtgttgatcagatctgccactctgccttcacggagttcactctgctggtgggttgtaccccttcccccattctgtgtctgccttgtctatttagattgtaacttcttcagggcacgggccatcaacgcttctcggtttgtactgtgcctagcaaaatgaggacccactgttagttggcccttaggcactaaggtaatgaatatgatttataataatcatctcctggcattttgagccaaggaagccggccttgggacgttactacttaaaagtgagctgggcttaaaagcatggaatattctttgtgacaagtatcccacaaattccactgacctcccttgttttctttgccttgagcagggtttccagtttccagaactgatgtgatctcgcagctggaacgaggggaggagccgtgggtcccagaccttcataagaaaaaagtgctcccgagagctgcttgcataggtgaggcattggttaaaccaaccccaaaactgtcggtgaatacaggaaacatttgggatgccctacaaagaccttgtgagctctccaagttcaggattgttccctgcagatgtagaatcgttaggcagaggtcactcatggcttcccacctatcctgactgacaactggcagcaggtccctccccaatctcgctgtcccctgagatttcttctgagatacggacccagaactgatcccttcctttctctcctctggggaaggtttaagggaaaatcagctcctgataggtttgatctgtcctgtacacgttttcgttccttcatccctttttccattcttctctctgagatttcctttctctctggcgcaggcagagacttacgtctggattctctcggtctcccgtcaggtgttgggatggtgagtgaaaacgaggaggaaccccagcaggaagatgctgagcgagtagaagcccatgggatgttgtcaggaaggtccaaagggaatgattctgggagctgtgcacgcccagaaaaaacaaaagcctgtgagagtcagcagaggccagaggaaaacttcggtagccagtcagaccttattacacgtgagagaatgaacttggaaggaacacgctacacatgcctcgagtgtgggataagcttcaaagggagctcggaccttctcagacatcagagaatccacacgggtgagaaaccttacgcatgctgtgtgtgtgggaaatgcttcaagcagagctcgcatctcattgcacataagagaatccacatagatgagaaaccttatggctgccctgagtgtgggaaacacttcaagcagagctcacaccttattacacatcggaaaatccacacgggtgagaaaccttatggatgccctgagtgtgggaaacacttcaagcagagctcacaccttattacacatcggaaaatccacatgggtgagaaaccttacggatgccctgagtgtgggaaacacttcaagcagagctcacaccttattacacatcggaaaatccacacgggtgagaaaccttatggatgccctgagtgtgggaaacacttcaagaacagctcacaccttattacacattggaaaatccacacgggtgagaaaccttacggatgccctgagtgtgggaaacacttcaagcagagctcacaccttattacacatcggaaaatccacacgggtgagaaaccttacggatgccctgagtgtgggaaacacttcaagcagagctcacaccttattacacatcggaaaatccacacgggtgagaaaccttatggatgccctgagtgtgggaaacacttcaagcagagctcacacctaatTACAGATCGGAAattccacacgggtgagaaaccttatggatgccctgagtgtgggaagcacttcattgacagttcatccctcctctcacatcagcgaatccacacaggggagaggccctacacatgctctgagtgtgggaacgCTTCCGTTATAGCTCAGCCCTtaccacacatcagagaatccacaccggTGAGAGGCCCTAcatatgctctgagtgcgggaaaagcttcaatcagagctctaccctaatcacacatcagagaacgcacacaggagagaccccctacatgtgctctgagtgcgggaaaagctttaatcggagctctgtactgaccacacatagaagaatccacacaggtgagaagccttatggatgccctgagtgtgggaaacacttcaagcagagctcaaaccttattagacatcggcgaatccatacgggtgagaaaccttatggatgccgtgagtgtggcaaacacttcaatcaaagctcagcccttatcacacatcagcgaatccacacaggagagaggccctacacgtgctctgagtgtgggagaagcttcaatcagcgctcaacccttattagacatcagaaaatccacatgggagtgatctgtaacaaatgccttgactagggctggccaaaggtatttttttcttttaaatcacatttgctaattcccacttagggatctgtgccccatcttcaccgtggttactcagctcccccagatgagttgcctgctcctgccttttgcagctcacccttctttggggtcagtcctgtgatgttttctatcaactcctttccttttgggtcaaaggagcgtgtgtccctccagccaggaatgttcatcagctccaggtgggggagagaggtttgttcccaacaagctacactgaggcaaaaactacccgtgccttacatccactaggactgtacatggcgttggctgctcaagttagtgatcttggtgttaaaagacaattacagttgtcgtgcagatgcagccgaggtgcagtggttggcattagctttcccccccttgacctgacctaaactccatcacatgtccaagtctaaacaaagcctgagcatcacagttatactgttcccccatttaaaaaccattgttagtcatcaagttcccccaccaggatcatattgtttcattcccagttgtcacagttcatcagagcgctgttgcttcaggttttcctgaaggcagatatttttactcccgttttcctcccttaaaatatattgaagtataacaaagagcaggaatagggaagggatagggaaaaatgtcttttcccctctgtaacaacagaagaacatagggtaaatcagagggattctccatcaccatctctatccccctgttcttcaattggtaaggtcaatatttcccgaaggggctgggaagaggattctctagtaaaggatttggaactaagcaaaagacccattcatttgcctcccaaagcagttgtggcccatgccctgcaggaggttgctcctgaagatcttcccttcctaatcaggtgcatgttgcctcttatttgggaaatgcaatcccttcctaggtagagatgggaaaaatggaagtgacatttctgttcagctcactcctgggagatgctgtaaatgtgtaggaaatgacatccatgaggaatgtgatagagctgcagaaagacacccattttgagtagatacctgacatttggtgtcttagagggattctaagctgcacctgaatttagtcccttatttaaatctgtgccaccagattaaagaaacaaaagggcatatttgggggagttctacctcagtatcgctactggtatgttgtgtggttggtgaagaattctacgccagagccgtgtaaaattgctacaactaaggtcaaagatttgacaagaactcaggtagaaatgagagctacgagtggttgattttcaccccagagatggacgctatggtgacctgtggccaaggtaaactgtttttagaattgctcacacttctaaaggatgccatgataaaactgggaacaactgtcttttaccatttggatcccaagtttcctgaagcacagagagaaacagctgattccttcagagccatgccatgcctatgagtcccaaactggctgccttgctggacaagaagcacttccgtgttggttaaatgatggtagccaatgagggaatgtaacagattccaagttcagactgcaggatacatgaatgctgagtccagagtctgtggtttggtctcttagttttgctcttgagtctaatgcatgtgtctcacttttccgcctcctgctactctgaaagattagaaagtgtgatagtagagcacaggtggtttttctcatgatgcagccttcccacgtagtgtgagaccccttccacccacacaggtgagccagagagttccccagggctcttgttcacaaagcaaagatgtcacattaggcaggagatgtcaagatctacaatggtgatgggcgagtgatgggagcttttctgggtggttgttgtttggttgttttttttccatgtaatttttgttttgtttttgcaacgagttctttttatagctgctgagcccccttgtccttttgagcacagctctttaaccctcaggcctggctctggaaacctcagaaccggctttgcgttttttttttcatgtttgctatctttggagttcgcaggagttccccagggctcttgttcgcaaagcaaagatgtcacattaggcaggagatgtcaagatctacaatggtgatgggcgagtgataggagcttttctgggtggttgttgtttggttgttttttttccatgtaatttttgttttgtttttgcaacgagttctttttatagctgctgagacccttgtccttttgagcacagctctttaacactcaagcctggctctggaaacctcagaactggctttgcgtttttttttttcatgtttgctatctttggagttcgcacatccagacgacatgcggttcacagcagcggatactttgagaaacctgctgggtgaagcaggccttttccaaactgacattggcccaaattctgcctcagttcagctggattgggacacgtctgtgtcaaaggagtggttcacacctgatttgcccagagacctcagaggaggggtagttagatataggataagtaggaattgacaacaatgaagttaaatataaaggtgaaagaccctcaccttgcaggtcaacaagcctgttctgttctttccctccaatgcatccggcactggtcgctctcaggtagcacactgggcttgacggaccattggtctgacccagtctatgacctgtcgtgcgttcttatggaagccctctgcggccttgtctacacgggcaagtttctgcacaggaaagcagctttctgcggtgtaactcccgaggtgcgcacgcagatttcgtgatgcatgatagaaaggggccatgacagggacacactgccgtgcggggtgaaagtgaaggagctgtgacatgcctaccacaaggtgcaggaggcaaactgctgctccatattgggggctaact
Proteins encoded in this window:
- the LOC142070248 gene encoding uncharacterized protein LOC142070248 is translated as MVSENEEEPQQEDAERVEAHGMLSGRSKGNDSGSCARPEKTKACESQQRPEENFGSQSDLITRERMNLEGTRYTCLECGISFKGSSDLLRHQRIHTGEKPYACCVCGKCFKQSSHLIAHKRIHIDEKPYGCPECGKHFKQSSHLITHRKIHTGEKPYGCPECGKHFKQSSHLITHRKIHMGEKPYGCPECGKHFKQSSHLITHRKIHTGEKPYGCPECGKHFKNSSHLITHWKIHTGEKPYGCPECGKHFKQSSHLITHRKIHTGEKPYGCPECGKHFKQSSHLITHRKIHTGEKPYGCPECGKHFKQSSHLITDRKFHTGEKPYGCPECGKHFIDSSSLLSHQRIHTGERPYTCSECGNASVIAQPLPHIRESTPVRGPTYALSAGKASIRALP